From one Paenibacillus sp. FSL K6-1330 genomic stretch:
- a CDS encoding carbohydrate-binding family 9-like protein, giving the protein MHYTAIYPCKPVIYIQQGEHQGSIDWDRYEAVALSDTVTGLATREATEVRACWSSECFYVRFVCQDSHIVSEYQHRDDPLYEQDVVELFIDEAGTGTEYIELEVSPNNVIFDALIRNDGGKSITSSDIHWDLTGLQTSVEHDGKGNLIYEIRIPAANFKNTPQAGRSWGVNFYRIDEDTQGNREYQAWSPTGEVNYHIPSRFGKLEFVDVI; this is encoded by the coding sequence ATGCATTATACGGCAATTTACCCATGCAAGCCCGTTATATATATTCAGCAGGGAGAGCATCAGGGGAGCATCGATTGGGACCGTTATGAAGCAGTGGCCTTAAGTGATACCGTGACCGGGCTTGCTACGAGAGAAGCGACCGAGGTTCGCGCCTGCTGGAGCTCCGAATGCTTCTATGTACGGTTTGTTTGCCAAGATTCTCATATCGTATCGGAGTATCAGCATCGGGATGATCCGCTGTATGAACAGGATGTCGTGGAACTGTTTATCGATGAAGCAGGAACGGGAACGGAATATATCGAGCTTGAGGTTAGTCCGAACAATGTTATATTCGACGCCCTGATCCGTAATGATGGAGGGAAGTCGATCACAAGCAGCGATATTCATTGGGATCTTACCGGTCTTCAAACCTCGGTAGAACATGACGGTAAGGGGAATTTGATATATGAAATTCGCATTCCGGCTGCGAACTTCAAGAACACTCCGCAAGCGGGACGAAGCTGGGGCGTGAATTTTTACCGCATTGATGAGGACACCCAAGGAAACCGGGAGTATCAGGCATGGAGCCCGACCGGTGAGGTGAACTACCATATTCCTTCGCGTTTTGGGAAGCTGGAGTTTGTCGATGTCATTTAG
- the kdpB gene encoding potassium-transporting ATPase subunit KdpB codes for MNNTRKKVMSKEMVRQALKESFTKLNPVLMMRNPVMFVVEAGTLVVLLMTLFPSYFGTEGSIGFNLTVFVILLLTLLFANFAEALAEGRGKAQADSLKQSKQEMTAHKVMENGGVQSVPSTDLRKGDIVIVTQGEMIPGDGEVIAGLASVDESAITGESAPVIKEAGGDFSSVTGGTRVVSDTIKIRITSDPGESFIDRMISLVEGAARQKTPNEIALNTLLIVLTLIFLIVVVTLAPIAKYLGIELSVPVLISLLVCLIPTTIGGLLSAIGIAGMDRVTQFNVLAMSGKAVEAAGDINTMILDKTGTITFGNRMASQLIPVGGESLASVSQWAAVSSLQDETPEGRSVLELLKKEGLEVDESMAAGAEFIEFKAETRMSGMDLQDGRKVRKGAVDAVKAWVQSQGGSIPSDLTPNSDAIATEGGTPLAVAVDNRIYGLIYLKDTVKPGMKERFEQLRRMGIKTIMCTGDNPLTAATIAREAGVDDYIAESKPEDKIAVIRREQAEGKLVAMTGDGTNDAPALAQADVGLAMNSGTTAAKEAANMVDLDSDPSKIIEVVAIGKQLLMTRGALTTFSVANDVAKYFAIIPAMFAAAIPSMNVLNVMGLGSPMSAILSALIFNAVIIPLLIPLAMKGVAYKPMSSSKLLQRNVLIYGLGGVIVPFIGIKLIDMIVHLWI; via the coding sequence ATGAATAATACGAGAAAAAAAGTGATGTCCAAAGAGATGGTTCGTCAGGCGCTCAAGGAGAGCTTCACGAAGCTGAACCCCGTCCTGATGATGAGAAATCCGGTCATGTTTGTGGTGGAGGCCGGCACCCTGGTTGTTTTGCTGATGACGTTATTTCCGTCCTATTTCGGGACAGAGGGCAGTATCGGATTTAATCTGACGGTGTTTGTGATTTTGCTGTTGACGCTGCTGTTCGCTAACTTCGCAGAGGCTCTTGCCGAAGGACGCGGCAAGGCGCAGGCCGACTCCCTTAAGCAATCCAAGCAGGAAATGACGGCTCATAAAGTGATGGAGAACGGAGGGGTACAATCCGTACCATCCACGGATCTTCGCAAAGGAGATATCGTGATCGTTACGCAGGGCGAGATGATTCCCGGGGACGGGGAGGTCATTGCAGGCCTTGCGTCCGTTGACGAATCGGCGATTACCGGCGAGTCCGCGCCCGTCATTAAAGAAGCCGGCGGCGATTTCAGTTCGGTTACCGGGGGTACCCGGGTTGTCAGCGATACGATCAAAATCCGGATTACGAGCGATCCGGGGGAATCGTTTATCGACCGAATGATTTCGCTTGTTGAAGGAGCCGCCCGCCAGAAGACGCCGAATGAAATTGCTCTGAACACGTTGTTGATCGTCTTAACGCTGATTTTCCTGATCGTTGTCGTTACGCTCGCACCGATTGCGAAGTATCTTGGCATCGAGCTGTCCGTTCCGGTGCTGATCTCGCTGCTGGTGTGTCTTATCCCGACCACGATCGGGGGCTTGCTGTCGGCGATCGGGATTGCCGGCATGGACCGGGTGACGCAGTTCAATGTGCTGGCGATGTCGGGCAAGGCGGTGGAGGCAGCCGGTGACATCAATACAATGATTCTGGATAAGACGGGAACGATTACGTTTGGTAACCGGATGGCCAGCCAGTTGATTCCCGTCGGCGGTGAATCGCTTGCCTCGGTTTCCCAGTGGGCAGCCGTGAGCTCGTTGCAAGACGAGACGCCGGAAGGACGCTCGGTATTGGAGCTGCTGAAGAAGGAAGGACTCGAAGTGGATGAAAGCATGGCGGCTGGGGCGGAATTCATCGAATTTAAGGCTGAGACCCGGATGAGCGGCATGGATCTGCAGGATGGACGGAAAGTCCGCAAGGGTGCGGTGGATGCCGTCAAGGCGTGGGTGCAGTCGCAAGGAGGTTCCATCCCTTCGGATTTGACGCCAAACAGTGACGCCATCGCGACAGAGGGCGGAACTCCGCTCGCTGTCGCCGTGGATAACCGCATCTATGGTCTGATCTACCTTAAGGATACCGTGAAGCCGGGCATGAAGGAACGGTTTGAGCAGCTGCGCCGGATGGGCATCAAGACGATTATGTGCACGGGCGACAATCCGCTCACCGCGGCGACGATTGCCCGTGAAGCAGGTGTCGATGATTATATCGCCGAGAGCAAGCCCGAGGATAAGATTGCCGTCATCCGCCGAGAACAAGCCGAAGGGAAGTTAGTAGCGATGACCGGTGACGGTACGAACGACGCCCCGGCGCTGGCCCAGGCCGATGTGGGGCTGGCGATGAACAGCGGTACCACCGCAGCCAAGGAAGCGGCTAATATGGTGGATCTGGATTCAGATCCATCGAAGATTATCGAGGTGGTTGCCATCGGCAAGCAGCTGCTAATGACGAGGGGCGCGCTGACCACGTTCAGCGTCGCGAACGATGTCGCCAAATATTTTGCCATCATACCGGCGATGTTTGCAGCCGCCATACCAAGCATGAATGTTCTCAACGTCATGGGACTGGGTTCTCCCATGTCGGCGATTCTGTCTGCGCTGATCTTTAATGCCGTCATTATCCCACTGCTGATACCGCTTGCGATGAAGGGCGTAGCCTATAAGCCAATGAGTTCGTCGAAGCTGCTTCAGCGCAATGTGCTGATCTATGGCTTAGGTGGCGTGATCGTACCCTTTATCGGGATTAAGCTGATCGACATGATCGTCCATCTGTGGATTTAG
- a CDS encoding RidA family protein, protein MSHTAITTTKAPAAIGPYSQAIAFGDAIYTSGMLPIDAEGNLKEGIVDQTHQILKNLRAVLAKAGFSLEDVVKTSVFMTDLEQFQQMNEAYSQYFIDHHPARTTVEVSRLPRDAGIEIELIAVKRI, encoded by the coding sequence ATGAGCCACACCGCAATAACAACAACAAAAGCACCTGCAGCTATCGGTCCTTATTCGCAAGCCATCGCTTTTGGAGATGCCATCTATACGTCGGGCATGCTTCCGATTGATGCTGAAGGAAATCTCAAAGAAGGCATCGTGGACCAAACCCATCAAATATTAAAGAACCTGCGGGCCGTCTTAGCGAAGGCTGGATTTTCTTTGGAAGACGTTGTGAAAACATCCGTTTTCATGACGGATTTAGAGCAATTTCAACAGATGAATGAAGCGTACAGCCAATATTTCATTGATCATCACCCTGCCAGAACAACCGTAGAAGTGTCCAGACTACCAAGAGATGCTGGGATTGAAATCGAGCTTATCGCAGTTAAACGCATTTAA
- a CDS encoding DMT family transporter yields the protein MRSYLLLLFCATLYGSNFVLGSLLLQAFPALHLSAYRLVVSSVFLLIYLIATHRLTKITFRDSVYLVPFALIGMLLHQVSFFTGLRTTDATTASLILSLAPIFTALFARLFLREPFTIRMTAGSIVALAGVFFVVGHGGSLGIDITEGIWIMFICMLALSGFIILMKKLTERMDSFVATVYTTVLGCITVYPVAVWSEPHVQVEPGFWWWVLLIGSALLIQGLCAIIWNAQIRKVGAAKASLFLNLQPFVAMVLGYITLGTPVSLTQVGGSVLIICGVVLATLQGYKTRKTPDDKLELSAAER from the coding sequence TTGCGATCTTATTTGCTTCTCTTGTTTTGTGCAACACTTTACGGGAGCAATTTCGTATTAGGCTCGCTGCTACTGCAAGCATTTCCCGCCTTGCACCTGTCGGCATACCGACTTGTGGTTTCATCGGTGTTCCTGCTTATATATTTGATTGCAACCCATCGCTTGACGAAGATTACGTTCCGTGACTCCGTTTATTTGGTACCATTCGCTCTTATCGGGATGCTGCTGCACCAAGTTTCTTTCTTTACGGGACTTCGGACAACGGACGCAACGACGGCTTCGCTCATCTTATCGTTAGCTCCGATTTTCACAGCGCTGTTTGCCCGCTTATTTTTGAGGGAACCGTTTACGATACGTATGACCGCAGGCTCGATTGTTGCCCTTGCCGGCGTCTTCTTCGTTGTTGGACATGGCGGAAGCTTAGGCATTGACATCACCGAAGGCATCTGGATCATGTTTATCTGTATGTTGGCATTATCGGGATTTATTATCCTAATGAAAAAACTGACCGAACGTATGGACTCGTTTGTCGCAACCGTGTACACCACAGTGCTGGGGTGTATTACCGTATACCCGGTAGCGGTCTGGAGCGAGCCTCACGTGCAGGTGGAGCCTGGCTTCTGGTGGTGGGTTCTCTTAATCGGATCAGCGCTGCTTATTCAAGGCTTATGCGCGATCATCTGGAATGCACAGATCCGCAAGGTGGGGGCTGCTAAAGCCTCCCTGTTTCTGAATTTGCAGCCGTTTGTCGCCATGGTTTTAGGTTATATCACGCTCGGCACCCCGGTTTCCTTAACGCAAGTGGGAGGATCTGTTCTAATTATTTGCGGCGTAGTACTAGCTACCTTACAGGGGTACAAAACAAGGAAAACGCCTGACGATAAGCTGGAATTATCCGCTGCGGAGAGGTAA
- a CDS encoding MBL fold metallo-hydrolase, producing MTTEISKVYQVGDVTVTRVTEMMLGGIPPEVYFPGSWDRMFLEENRDSLPSGLIDGNSQLIVSIGTWVVKTTNHTILIDTATGNDKNLPLNPDLANLQLPYLKRLKEAGVTPEEVDYVLLTHLHVDHVGWNTKLVDGKWVPTFPNAKYVFPLAEQEYYSSEASHNKANEVNFNVYEESVLPVVEAGLTQTIGPEGGHFLEIFKFIPTPGHSIGQMSISLKSDGEEALFGADVMHHPFQVFNPDWNSMYCEFTDQARISRLRVLEYIADRPVIYFSTHFPESAAGYVTRNGDGYKWDFI from the coding sequence ATGACTACCGAAATTTCCAAAGTCTATCAAGTAGGTGATGTTACTGTTACGCGTGTCACGGAAATGATGCTTGGCGGTATTCCGCCAGAAGTGTATTTTCCGGGATCGTGGGACCGCATGTTCCTGGAGGAGAATCGGGACTCTCTTCCGTCTGGCCTGATCGATGGCAATTCTCAGCTTATCGTTAGCATTGGAACATGGGTGGTGAAAACCACGAACCATACGATCCTAATCGATACAGCTACAGGGAACGATAAAAATCTGCCTCTTAATCCGGACCTTGCCAATCTCCAGCTCCCTTATCTCAAGCGGCTGAAGGAGGCGGGGGTTACGCCGGAGGAAGTGGACTACGTTCTGCTGACGCATCTTCACGTGGACCATGTTGGTTGGAATACGAAGCTTGTGGACGGAAAATGGGTGCCGACTTTCCCAAATGCCAAATACGTATTTCCCCTCGCGGAGCAAGAATATTACTCCAGCGAGGCCAGCCACAACAAAGCAAACGAAGTAAACTTTAACGTTTACGAAGAAAGCGTATTGCCCGTTGTCGAAGCTGGCTTAACGCAAACCATCGGCCCTGAGGGCGGGCATTTTCTTGAAATTTTCAAATTCATTCCGACACCCGGCCACAGTATCGGCCAAATGTCCATCAGTCTCAAATCTGACGGAGAAGAAGCTTTGTTTGGCGCCGATGTGATGCACCATCCGTTCCAGGTTTTTAATCCGGACTGGAACTCCATGTACTGCGAATTTACCGATCAAGCCCGTATTTCACGGCTTCGGGTACTGGAATACATCGCGGATCGCCCGGTCATTTATTTCAGCACGCATTTTCCGGAAAGCGCGGCGGGATACGTGACTCGAAACGGCGACGGCTACAAGTGGGACTTTATTTAA
- a CDS encoding helix-turn-helix domain-containing protein — protein sequence MNNPSTNEVILDTSYRLFAEQGFEKSSMAMIVKELDVSKPALYYHFSSKEALTNYRFR from the coding sequence ATGAATAATCCATCAACAAACGAGGTTATTTTAGATACAAGCTATCGCTTGTTTGCGGAACAAGGGTTTGAGAAATCGAGCATGGCGATGATCGTCAAGGAACTGGATGTATCCAAGCCTGCGCTTTATTATCACTTTTCTTCGAAGGAAGCTCTTACCAATTATCGCTTCCGATAA
- the kdpC gene encoding potassium-transporting ATPase subunit KdpC, with protein sequence MNNPLQQSSPAPHTKAGSARVSLGIAVRTSLVFIVLCGVLYPLVTTGAAQLLMPKQAGGSLVTDSGGKVVGSELIGQNFTEPQYFHGRVSSIEYNGAGSGSNNYAPSNPDLIERTKASIEAWKENNPDVPASKVPIDLVTNSGSGLDPHISPQAADIQIPRISKLTGIAEAELDQLVKEHTEGRDLGVFGESRVNVLKLNLALAELLD encoded by the coding sequence ATGAATAATCCATTGCAGCAATCATCACCGGCGCCTCATACTAAGGCGGGTTCCGCCCGTGTCTCCCTGGGCATTGCCGTAAGAACGAGTCTTGTATTTATCGTGTTATGTGGAGTTCTCTATCCGCTGGTTACGACAGGAGCTGCGCAGCTGCTCATGCCGAAGCAAGCCGGCGGCAGCTTGGTCACGGATTCCGGCGGAAAGGTGGTTGGATCGGAATTGATCGGCCAGAACTTTACGGAACCTCAATATTTTCACGGCAGGGTGTCCAGCATTGAATACAACGGAGCCGGCTCAGGCAGCAATAACTACGCACCTTCCAATCCGGATTTGATCGAACGAACGAAGGCTTCGATTGAAGCATGGAAGGAGAACAATCCGGACGTTCCGGCGAGCAAGGTGCCGATCGATCTGGTAACGAATTCCGGCTCCGGGTTGGATCCTCACATATCGCCTCAGGCAGCGGATATTCAGATTCCGCGGATCAGCAAGCTGACCGGAATTGCGGAGGCAGAGCTTGATCAGCTGGTAAAGGAACATACGGAGGGACGGGACTTGGGCGTGTTTGGTGAATCGCGCGTCAATGTATTGAAGCTGAATCTGGCTCTTGCCGAGCTTCTTGATTGA
- a CDS encoding histidine kinase, producing the protein MDPFRRKSPEEILRSIAKLHHGRLKVYIGAVSGSGKTYHMLREGQTLRLQGIDVVICAVSTMQRPETVEQVRNLERVPSIHWVEDGVEKKDLDLDLLLQRNPEVVLVDGLAHRNRKGARHATRLDDIRFLLSRGISVITTVNVYELEDVQGIASKLTGIKASHTVPADTLESADEVVLIDVTPETMLERAQDGLLGGGSVWKQGNLAVLRELTLRLVAEGVSHSLERYRKEHGLVGPSGALERILVSTQYHWNGSIYMRRGQQIAKRLNGELLAVTFVKPGLELTKEQAAFKRSMVKLAVRIGAKLEELPLRSRRKLADVLVQYAVEHHVTRIVLGHSKQTRMQELWQGSILQDLLKKTRGMDIFMVADRAAHDGERIIPARLHPQRLPSESFHRLNEQELDRKMEQVKRGRFKVYIGAAPGVGKTYAMLREGNDLLKKGLTVLAGLLETHGRKDTRAQVADLEVLPRKRVDYRGSLLEEMDTDEIIRRRPDVVLVDELAHTNVPGSKYKKRYKDVLDILSAGISVITTVNVQHLESLNDAVEQITGVRVRETIPDHILQSADEVQLVDVTPESLQQRMKDGNIYAKEKVHQALSHFFKTGNLIALRELALREIADDVDERLESWQRSGSLRGPWRREEVIYVMVGRGPQAERLIRRGFRIAHRLKANWYVAFPLERHHSLSHDDEQRLTAIQTLTERLGGTFMMLPVKRGPACAFSSQLVAAADEVKATQFIIGQPQMAGWKLCAQRRMIRGLLRSARHMDVLVVADYDPHI; encoded by the coding sequence ATGGACCCATTTCGGAGAAAATCGCCGGAGGAAATCTTAAGGTCGATTGCGAAGCTCCACCATGGGAGACTCAAGGTATATATCGGGGCTGTGAGCGGTTCGGGAAAAACCTATCATATGCTTCGCGAAGGACAGACTCTAAGGCTGCAAGGCATCGATGTCGTCATATGTGCCGTATCCACGATGCAGCGTCCGGAAACGGTGGAGCAGGTCCGGAATTTGGAGCGGGTGCCCAGCATTCATTGGGTGGAGGACGGCGTAGAGAAGAAGGATCTTGATCTGGATCTGCTGCTGCAGCGCAACCCGGAGGTGGTGCTTGTTGATGGGCTTGCCCATCGGAACCGGAAGGGAGCGCGGCATGCCACGCGGCTGGATGACATCCGATTCCTGTTAAGTCGGGGGATCAGCGTCATCACGACGGTCAACGTGTATGAGCTGGAGGACGTGCAGGGCATTGCCTCCAAGCTGACAGGCATTAAAGCCAGCCATACGGTACCGGCTGATACGCTGGAGAGCGCCGATGAGGTGGTGCTCATTGACGTAACACCCGAAACGATGCTGGAACGGGCACAGGATGGCCTGCTTGGAGGCGGCAGCGTATGGAAGCAGGGCAATCTGGCCGTGCTCCGGGAGTTGACGCTCCGTCTTGTTGCTGAAGGAGTGAGCCATTCGCTGGAGCGGTACCGCAAGGAACATGGGCTCGTCGGTCCATCGGGAGCCCTTGAGCGAATACTGGTGTCCACCCAGTACCATTGGAACGGGTCTATCTATATGCGACGCGGGCAGCAGATCGCGAAGCGATTAAACGGCGAGCTGTTGGCCGTCACGTTTGTGAAACCGGGATTGGAGCTTACCAAAGAACAGGCTGCCTTTAAGCGTTCCATGGTTAAGCTCGCGGTGCGGATTGGTGCCAAGCTGGAGGAACTTCCCCTCCGTTCCCGGAGGAAGCTGGCTGACGTGCTTGTTCAGTATGCGGTGGAGCACCATGTTACACGCATTGTTCTTGGCCATTCGAAGCAGACGCGCATGCAAGAGCTGTGGCAGGGCTCGATCCTTCAGGATCTGCTGAAGAAGACGCGTGGGATGGATATTTTTATGGTGGCAGATCGGGCGGCACATGACGGGGAGCGGATCATCCCGGCTCGGCTCCATCCGCAGCGGCTCCCTTCCGAATCGTTCCATCGCTTGAATGAACAAGAGCTGGACCGGAAGATGGAGCAGGTCAAGCGGGGGCGGTTTAAAGTCTATATCGGGGCTGCCCCGGGTGTGGGCAAGACGTATGCGATGCTGCGCGAAGGCAACGATCTGCTGAAGAAGGGATTGACGGTTCTGGCTGGATTGCTGGAGACGCACGGCCGGAAGGATACGCGGGCACAGGTAGCTGATCTGGAGGTTCTTCCGCGAAAAAGGGTGGACTACCGGGGATCGCTCCTTGAGGAGATGGATACCGATGAGATCATTCGCCGCAGACCGGACGTGGTCCTCGTGGATGAGCTGGCGCATACGAACGTGCCTGGGAGCAAGTACAAGAAACGGTATAAAGATGTGCTGGACATTCTGTCGGCCGGCATTTCCGTCATTACGACCGTGAACGTGCAGCATCTGGAGAGCTTGAATGATGCTGTCGAGCAGATTACAGGCGTCCGCGTCCGCGAGACGATACCGGATCATATTCTGCAATCGGCCGATGAGGTCCAGCTCGTCGATGTGACGCCGGAGTCTCTGCAGCAGCGGATGAAGGACGGGAACATTTATGCGAAGGAGAAGGTGCATCAGGCACTCAGCCATTTTTTCAAGACGGGAAACCTTATTGCCCTAAGAGAGCTTGCCTTAAGGGAAATTGCCGATGATGTGGACGAGAGACTGGAATCCTGGCAGCGCAGCGGCTCGCTTCGGGGGCCGTGGCGCCGCGAGGAGGTTATCTATGTCATGGTTGGCAGGGGCCCGCAAGCGGAGCGGCTCATTCGACGCGGCTTCCGGATCGCTCATCGGCTGAAGGCGAACTGGTATGTGGCGTTTCCTCTGGAACGTCATCACAGTCTGTCCCATGACGACGAGCAGCGCCTGACGGCGATTCAGACATTAACGGAGCGACTTGGGGGAACCTTCATGATGCTGCCGGTAAAAAGGGGGCCAGCATGCGCCTTTTCTTCTCAATTGGTCGCAGCAGCAGACGAGGTTAAGGCAACCCAATTCATTATCGGCCAGCCGCAGATGGCCGGATGGAAGCTGTGCGCTCAGAGGAGAATGATCCGGGGCCTGCTAAGAAGCGCAAGGCATATGGATGTGCTCGTAGTTGCGGATTATGATCCGCATATTTGA
- a CDS encoding XRE family transcriptional regulator has protein sequence MNSIGEAIRSTRKKQKLTLKKVAQAASISLSFLSEIERDKANPSISVLKRIANALNVNFTDLFGEENRSIVVRKNERKPLVHSEGSRITWYALSQGSSNKMGPIWGVLEEGAAYGDVSVGHSDGEEFLFVHSGRLEFVLGNERYRLEEGDSIYYDARIPHSYKNIWEGETLLIAVSTPPTF, from the coding sequence ATGAATTCGATCGGAGAAGCAATTCGAAGTACACGAAAAAAACAGAAATTAACGCTTAAGAAGGTAGCCCAAGCAGCCTCCATATCCTTGTCTTTTCTCAGTGAAATTGAACGCGATAAGGCGAATCCGTCCATCAGCGTTCTGAAGCGCATAGCGAATGCATTAAACGTGAATTTTACGGATTTGTTTGGTGAGGAGAATCGAAGCATTGTCGTTAGAAAAAATGAGCGTAAACCTTTGGTGCATTCCGAAGGCTCCCGCATTACCTGGTACGCGCTCAGCCAAGGAAGCAGCAACAAAATGGGGCCGATATGGGGAGTGCTGGAGGAAGGAGCAGCTTACGGCGACGTCAGCGTCGGCCACAGTGATGGCGAGGAATTTCTATTTGTTCACTCCGGGCGTTTGGAGTTTGTACTGGGCAATGAACGTTATAGGCTCGAAGAAGGGGACAGCATCTATTATGATGCCAGAATCCCCCATAGTTATAAGAATATCTGGGAAGGCGAAACGTTGCTAATAGCAGTTTCTACTCCGCCTACTTTTTGA
- a CDS encoding alpha/beta hydrolase, giving the protein MTNHDFLNDVTILTEDLRIASDTPGIELYVRNKRPASMNTFSNEKTIVMVHGATYPIGSLYDVELDGFSFLDFLASHGYDVYAVDVRSYGSSTRPPEMEQPADLNPPLVRTETGVRDFGTAVDYVLKRRNLTKVNVLGMSWGGTVAGAYTSQNNDKVNKLSLVAPQWLSSKPVPIDTGGPLGSYRFVAAGGTKERWLSAAPEHKRGDLIPDGWFEQWVKATLASDPGSLTDHPEHIRATNGPILDIREYWTAGKAFYEPKEITVPVLLVHAEWDIDVPLELAQNFFTSLTGAAYRRWVEIGEGTHMVLLEKNRLQAFQAICGFLDETYAPAK; this is encoded by the coding sequence ATGACAAACCATGATTTTCTTAACGATGTAACCATCTTGACCGAAGACCTTCGTATCGCGAGCGATACACCCGGGATTGAGCTTTATGTACGAAATAAACGGCCAGCTTCCATGAATACCTTCTCTAACGAAAAAACAATCGTGATGGTTCATGGCGCTACCTATCCAATAGGCAGTCTGTATGACGTGGAGCTAGACGGTTTCTCTTTCCTAGACTTCCTTGCCAGCCATGGCTATGATGTTTACGCTGTGGACGTTCGCAGCTACGGCAGCTCGACAAGGCCGCCTGAGATGGAGCAGCCTGCCGACCTTAATCCTCCGTTGGTCCGTACGGAAACGGGAGTCCGAGATTTTGGCACAGCAGTGGACTACGTTTTGAAACGCCGAAATTTAACGAAAGTCAATGTTTTGGGAATGTCTTGGGGAGGAACGGTTGCGGGAGCTTATACCAGTCAAAACAACGATAAAGTAAACAAGCTTTCGCTTGTTGCCCCACAATGGTTGAGCTCTAAACCGGTTCCTATCGATACCGGCGGTCCGCTTGGTTCATATCGCTTTGTTGCTGCCGGCGGCACGAAGGAACGATGGCTAAGCGCCGCGCCAGAACATAAGCGCGGCGATTTGATTCCGGATGGCTGGTTTGAACAATGGGTCAAAGCAACTCTTGCTTCCGACCCGGGGAGCCTAACCGATCATCCTGAGCATATTCGGGCGACCAATGGCCCTATCCTGGATATTCGCGAATACTGGACGGCAGGTAAAGCTTTCTATGAGCCAAAAGAAATCACTGTTCCCGTCCTTCTTGTCCATGCGGAGTGGGATATCGATGTGCCCCTTGAATTGGCTCAGAATTTCTTCACTTCCCTGACAGGAGCTGCCTATCGCCGCTGGGTCGAAATCGGAGAAGGAACGCATATGGTTTTGCTGGAGAAAAACAGGCTTCAGGCTTTTCAAGCCATCTGCGGTTTCTTGGATGAAACGTACGCGCCAGCGAAGTAA
- the udk gene encoding uridine kinase yields the protein MLIIGIAGGTGSGKTTVARSVIDRLGSDKVTFISQDNYYKDHKELSFEEREAINYDHPFAFDNELLVEHLGILKSGQPAFAPVYDFTAHARFTDQTLELKPNNIVIIEGLHVLSDENLRKLLHIKVFVDTDPDVRLLRRVVRDIEDRGRTIQSIHNQYLTTVKPMHEAFIEPSKKYADLIIPEGGENEVGIRLLSILTEKYLTGDRTLSGE from the coding sequence ATGCTCATAATTGGTATCGCCGGCGGCACCGGATCGGGCAAAACGACGGTTGCCCGCTCTGTCATTGACCGTCTTGGTTCAGATAAAGTGACTTTCATTTCACAGGATAACTATTACAAGGATCATAAGGAACTCAGTTTCGAGGAACGCGAAGCGATTAACTATGATCATCCGTTCGCCTTTGACAACGAGCTGCTCGTCGAACATCTCGGCATTTTGAAAAGCGGACAACCCGCATTCGCACCAGTGTATGATTTTACTGCCCATGCCCGCTTCACGGATCAGACCCTCGAACTGAAGCCGAACAACATCGTCATCATTGAAGGCCTTCACGTGCTGTCCGATGAGAATCTGCGCAAGCTGCTTCACATTAAAGTGTTTGTGGATACCGATCCCGATGTACGCCTGCTTCGCCGGGTCGTACGCGATATCGAAGACCGCGGCCGGACCATCCAGTCGATTCACAATCAGTATCTGACAACCGTCAAGCCGATGCATGAGGCGTTCATTGAACCCTCCAAGAAATACGCCGACCTGATCATTCCCGAAGGCGGAGAGAATGAGGTTGGCATTCGTCTGCTCTCCATCTTAACCGAGAAATATTTGACCGGCGACCGCACGCTGTCGGGGGAATAG